The Thermonema lapsum genome window below encodes:
- a CDS encoding NADH-quinone oxidoreductase subunit C, with amino-acid sequence MQFRDIVALIRQLLGDHFLQEVHEEAIQPYVKVAPVHLPALARLLYEHEQLYFDYLACVTGIDNGPEVGTMEVLYHLFSIPYEHALVVKVEVPRNAEDEPLPQVPTVSDIWRTADWHEREIYDLLGIRFTGHPDLRRILLPADWQGHPLRKDYQTQDTYHGIKVRAESPPEDPFQA; translated from the coding sequence ATGCAGTTTCGTGATATTGTTGCTTTGATTCGCCAACTTTTAGGCGACCATTTCCTGCAAGAAGTTCATGAAGAGGCAATACAGCCTTATGTGAAGGTTGCACCGGTGCACTTGCCCGCACTTGCCCGCTTGCTTTATGAGCACGAGCAGTTGTATTTCGATTATCTGGCTTGTGTAACCGGTATTGACAATGGACCAGAGGTCGGCACTATGGAAGTGCTGTATCATTTGTTTTCCATCCCTTATGAACATGCTTTAGTGGTAAAGGTAGAGGTGCCGCGTAATGCCGAAGACGAGCCATTGCCGCAGGTGCCCACCGTCAGCGACATATGGCGCACAGCCGACTGGCACGAGCGTGAAATTTACGACCTTTTGGGCATTCGCTTTACAGGGCACCCAGACCTGCGCCGTATCTTGCTGCCTGCCGACTGGCAGGGGCATCCGCTGCGCAAAGACTATCAAACACAAGACACTTATCATGGCATTAAGGTGAGGGCAGAAAGCCCACCTGAAGACCCATTTCAAGCTTGA
- a CDS encoding DUF1684 domain-containing protein, with product MKQKQNRVFFFGILLILTAILAYSLLDQRKEEDMIQKIEKFRREKDEAFKYRDDSPIENREAFTHLNYFPPKTQYRIKARWVPIDENEADFLVQMTDSTFDRLRSVAYAYFEYEGKEYRLLLFEKEGNASYWFLPFKDASNGKETYEGGRYLDVEKPKGNTLILDFNFAYNPYCAYSPDYSCPIPPAQNHLDFAILAGEKKFAADSSSTSKP from the coding sequence ATGAAGCAAAAGCAAAATCGTGTTTTCTTTTTTGGAATCTTGCTCATCTTGACAGCCATCCTTGCCTATTCGCTTTTAGACCAGCGCAAAGAAGAAGATATGATACAGAAAATCGAGAAGTTTCGACGTGAAAAAGACGAAGCCTTCAAGTACCGCGACGACTCACCCATAGAAAACCGAGAAGCATTCACCCATTTGAATTACTTTCCCCCAAAAACTCAATACCGTATAAAAGCTCGTTGGGTGCCCATTGATGAAAACGAAGCCGACTTTTTGGTGCAAATGACCGACAGTACCTTCGACCGCTTGCGTTCGGTTGCATATGCTTATTTCGAGTATGAGGGAAAAGAATATCGGCTGCTGCTGTTCGAAAAAGAAGGAAATGCCAGCTACTGGTTTCTGCCCTTCAAAGATGCATCGAACGGAAAGGAAACCTATGAGGGAGGGCGCTACCTCGACGTGGAAAAACCCAAAGGCAATACCTTGATACTGGACTTTAACTTTGCCTACAATCCTTATTGTGCCTACAGCCCAGACTATAGCTGCCCCATACCGCCAGCGCAAAACCACCTGGATTTTGCTATCTTGGCTGGAGAAAAGAAATTCGCTGCCGACAGCAGCAGCACTTCAAAGCCCTAA
- a CDS encoding 2OG-Fe(II) oxygenase — protein MNPQASIALFNPRLFEEHTIAQLQNEFNTAQPYRHIVIDNFLQTDFAEKLYEHFPPTKVLRKHYDGINERKAEGANFEDFHPDFSRLREALMSPEFYAWVSRVTGIQDVFITNDHLGVGLHEGDNGSFLDVHIDFNIHPEKDVHRRLNLLIYMNRHWEPHYGGDLELWNAEVTECVKKVPPAFNRAVIFETSEISYHGYSRIQVPEGMSRKSVYAYFYTTERADAVPYHDTIFKARPQDSTVKKLVTPVKERLKNSVKAALKKVGIVLK, from the coding sequence ATGAATCCACAAGCCAGCATTGCGCTTTTCAACCCTCGTTTGTTTGAAGAGCACACCATCGCACAACTGCAAAATGAGTTCAATACAGCTCAACCTTATCGCCATATAGTCATTGACAACTTCCTGCAAACGGACTTTGCAGAGAAATTATATGAGCACTTCCCCCCTACCAAAGTGCTGCGCAAGCACTACGACGGCATCAACGAACGAAAAGCTGAAGGGGCTAATTTTGAAGACTTTCATCCCGATTTCAGCCGCCTGCGCGAAGCGCTCATGTCGCCAGAGTTCTATGCATGGGTAAGCCGTGTTACCGGCATCCAAGACGTGTTCATTACCAACGACCATTTGGGCGTGGGGCTGCATGAAGGCGACAACGGCAGCTTCTTGGATGTCCATATCGACTTCAACATACACCCCGAAAAAGATGTGCATCGCCGTTTGAACCTGCTCATCTATATGAACCGCCATTGGGAACCTCACTACGGCGGTGATTTGGAACTGTGGAATGCCGAAGTAACCGAATGCGTGAAGAAAGTACCGCCGGCATTCAATCGAGCCGTTATCTTTGAAACCAGCGAAATATCCTACCACGGCTATTCACGCATACAAGTGCCAGAGGGCATGTCGCGCAAGTCGGTATATGCCTATTTTTATACTACCGAGCGCGCCGACGCCGTGCCCTACCACGACACCATATTTAAAGCCCGCCCCCAAGACAGCACCGTAAAGAAGCTGGTAACCCCTGTCAAGGAACGTCTAAAAAACAGCGTGAAGGCAGCCCTCAAAAAAGTGGGCATTGTTTTAAAGTAA